A stretch of the Streptomyces sp. WMMB303 genome encodes the following:
- a CDS encoding universal stress protein, whose product MNEVVVGVDGSEESTRAARWAGREAEARGAVLRIVTAAGPWATPAPEGGPAAGPSWPRENTRAAAQAAQDAAAGLTVREEVVGERPVKALLTAAREADMLVLGSRALGPVTGFVLGSVGLSVVAHATLPVVAVRDGEAGASAPVLVGVDVTHDCDPVLGFAYETARQHGVGVRVLHAWSVQHQYAYPSALPDPTAVDRAEAAAGRAVEEVLEPWRQRCPDVETRTILALGAAAPFLLDESSSAALLVTGRRTRGHPFPTRIGPVTHAALHHAACPVAVVPHR is encoded by the coding sequence ATGAACGAGGTCGTGGTCGGGGTGGACGGCTCGGAGGAGAGCACACGGGCCGCCCGGTGGGCGGGGCGGGAGGCCGAGGCGCGCGGGGCCGTGCTGCGCATCGTGACGGCTGCCGGGCCCTGGGCGACGCCGGCGCCCGAAGGCGGCCCGGCGGCGGGTCCGTCGTGGCCGCGGGAGAACACCCGCGCGGCGGCGCAGGCGGCGCAGGACGCGGCCGCCGGGCTCACCGTACGGGAAGAGGTGGTCGGTGAGCGGCCGGTGAAGGCGCTGCTGACCGCCGCGCGGGAAGCGGACATGCTGGTGCTCGGCTCCCGGGCACTCGGGCCCGTGACCGGGTTCGTCCTGGGGTCGGTCGGACTGTCGGTGGTGGCCCACGCGACGCTGCCGGTGGTGGCGGTCCGGGACGGCGAGGCGGGCGCCTCGGCCCCGGTGCTGGTCGGGGTGGATGTCACGCACGACTGCGACCCGGTGCTCGGCTTCGCCTACGAGACGGCCCGGCAGCACGGTGTGGGGGTCCGGGTGCTGCACGCCTGGAGCGTCCAGCACCAGTACGCCTATCCCTCGGCGTTGCCGGACCCGACGGCTGTCGACCGGGCCGAAGCCGCGGCGGGGCGCGCGGTGGAGGAGGTGCTGGAGCCGTGGCGGCAGCGGTGCCCGGACGTCGAGACGCGCACCATCCTGGCCCTCGGCGCTGCCGCGCCGTTCCTCCTGGACGAGAGCAGCAGCGCCGCGCTCCTGGTGACGGGACGCCGGACCCGGGGGCACCCGTTCCCCACCCGGATCGGGCCCGTCACGCACGCGGCGCTGCACCACGCGGCCTGCCCCGTGGCAGTCGTCCCGCACCGCTGA
- a CDS encoding glycosyl hydrolase family 65 protein, with product MPGNEPPHDEWTWSYEGYSPEQERLREALCTLGNGYFATRGAAPEAEADAHHYPGTYAAGCYDRLTSRVSGRQVENVENVENEDMVNLPNWLPLRFRARPDGDGTEPPWWAPDRPGLLEHRQLLDLRGGVLSRQVRYQDPASGHRLRVEQERIVHMGEPHRAALRTTFTAENWSGELEVEAGLDATVTNSGVERYRNLSGAHLTAAEAGSAGEHTVWVHCRTRTSHHTIAVAARLGCSAGDGRIGVTALEDGRARQRLVLTLRPGESVHVDKTAALYRSGDRGISAPPTAALEAVACAPAFPRLLESHRLAWRHLWERAHLEVPGETGRILRLHHFHVLQTLSPHTAQLDVGVPARGLHGEAYRGHVFWDELFVLPYLNLHFPEVSRALLAYRHRRLPAACRNAGAAGYAGAMYPWQSGSDGREEAQTLHLNPESRRWLPDHSRLQRHVGAAVAYNVWRYAEATGDREFLHTQGAEILLQIARFWCSAAGYEAADGRYHIRGVLGPDEYHDAYPGSERPGIDDNAYTNAAASWVLTRALELVRGLPHPRRDHLLAELGLTAAELDRWEEVSRRLCIPFHGGVIDQFDGYHALAELDWQRYRDRYGDIRRLDRILEAEGDSVNRYQASKQADVLMLGYLFPPRELAALFRHLGYRVDEETWDRSVDHYLSRTSHGSTLSGLVHGWLLSREQRPEAWRYMQEALQGDVCDLQGGTTPEGVHLGAMAGTLDLVQRGLTGLEARNGTLHLAPASVPELCSYGFTIRFGEHWGVRIRLRKDFLEVSLPSAERSALRVALGGHTVLVAPGESRTISLTEPPRP from the coding sequence ATGCCGGGGAACGAACCTCCGCACGACGAGTGGACCTGGAGCTACGAGGGGTACTCGCCGGAGCAGGAACGGCTCAGGGAGGCCCTGTGCACCCTGGGCAACGGCTACTTCGCCACCCGGGGCGCCGCGCCCGAGGCCGAGGCCGACGCGCACCACTACCCGGGGACGTACGCCGCCGGCTGCTACGACCGGCTCACCTCGCGCGTCTCGGGCCGGCAGGTCGAGAACGTCGAGAACGTCGAGAACGAGGACATGGTCAACCTGCCCAACTGGCTGCCGCTCCGCTTCCGCGCCCGCCCGGACGGCGACGGGACCGAGCCGCCCTGGTGGGCGCCGGACCGGCCCGGGCTCCTGGAGCACCGGCAACTCCTCGACCTGCGGGGCGGAGTCCTCTCCCGGCAGGTGCGGTACCAGGATCCGGCTTCCGGGCACCGGCTGCGGGTGGAGCAGGAGCGCATCGTCCACATGGGGGAACCGCACCGGGCCGCGCTGCGGACGACGTTCACCGCGGAGAACTGGTCCGGGGAGCTGGAGGTGGAGGCCGGGCTGGACGCGACGGTGACCAACAGCGGCGTCGAGCGGTACCGGAACCTCTCCGGTGCGCATCTGACCGCGGCGGAGGCGGGTTCCGCCGGGGAGCACACCGTCTGGGTGCACTGCCGCACCCGTACCTCCCACCACACGATCGCGGTCGCCGCGCGCCTGGGGTGCTCGGCCGGCGACGGCCGCATCGGGGTGACCGCGCTGGAGGACGGCCGCGCCCGGCAGCGGCTCGTCCTGACTCTGCGTCCGGGCGAGAGCGTGCACGTCGACAAGACCGCGGCCCTCTACCGCAGCGGGGACCGGGGGATCAGCGCCCCCCCTACCGCGGCGCTCGAGGCGGTCGCGTGCGCCCCCGCGTTCCCGCGACTGCTGGAGTCGCACCGGCTCGCCTGGCGGCACCTGTGGGAGCGGGCGCATCTGGAGGTGCCCGGGGAGACAGGGCGCATCCTGCGGCTGCACCACTTCCACGTGCTGCAGACCCTCTCCCCGCACACCGCCCAGCTGGATGTGGGGGTGCCCGCCCGCGGACTGCACGGTGAGGCGTATCGCGGGCACGTCTTCTGGGACGAGCTCTTCGTGCTCCCCTACCTGAACCTGCACTTCCCCGAGGTCTCCCGCGCCCTGCTCGCCTACCGGCACCGCCGGCTGCCCGCGGCCTGCCGGAACGCCGGGGCGGCCGGGTACGCGGGGGCGATGTATCCGTGGCAGAGCGGCAGCGACGGACGCGAGGAGGCCCAGACCCTGCACCTCAACCCGGAGTCCCGGCGCTGGCTGCCGGACCACTCCAGGCTGCAGCGTCACGTGGGAGCGGCCGTCGCCTACAACGTCTGGCGTTACGCGGAGGCCACCGGGGACCGGGAGTTCCTGCACACGCAGGGCGCCGAGATCCTGCTGCAGATCGCGCGCTTCTGGTGCAGCGCCGCCGGGTACGAGGCGGCCGACGGGCGCTACCACATCCGGGGCGTACTGGGCCCGGACGAGTACCACGACGCGTATCCCGGCAGCGAACGGCCGGGGATCGACGACAACGCCTACACCAACGCGGCCGCCTCCTGGGTGCTCACCCGGGCGCTGGAACTCGTCCGCGGTCTCCCCCACCCGCGGCGGGACCACCTGCTGGCCGAACTGGGGCTCACCGCGGCGGAGCTGGACCGCTGGGAGGAGGTCTCGCGGCGGCTGTGCATCCCCTTCCACGGCGGGGTGATCGACCAGTTCGACGGCTACCACGCGTTGGCGGAGCTCGACTGGCAGCGCTACCGCGACCGGTACGGCGACATCCGGCGGCTCGACCGCATCCTGGAGGCGGAGGGGGACTCCGTCAACCGCTACCAGGCGTCCAAGCAGGCCGACGTCCTCATGCTGGGCTATCTCTTCCCGCCGCGGGAACTGGCCGCCCTCTTCCGGCACCTGGGGTACCGCGTCGACGAGGAGACCTGGGACCGCAGCGTCGACCACTACCTCTCCCGTACCAGTCACGGCTCCACGCTCAGCGGACTGGTCCACGGCTGGCTGCTGTCCAGGGAGCAGCGGCCCGAGGCGTGGCGCTATATGCAGGAGGCGCTGCAGGGTGATGTGTGCGACCTGCAGGGCGGTACCACCCCGGAGGGCGTCCACCTGGGCGCCATGGCCGGCACCCTCGACCTGGTCCAGCGGGGCCTGACCGGGCTGGAGGCACGGAACGGCACGCTCCACCTGGCGCCTGCCTCCGTCCCCGAACTGTGCAGCTACGGCTTCACCATCCGCTTCGGCGAGCACTGGGGCGTACGCATCCGGCTGCGGAAGGACTTCCTGGAGGTGAGCCTCCCGTCGGCGGAGCGGTCTGCGCTGCGGGTCGCCCTCGGCGGGCACACCGTCCTCGTCGCCCCCGGCGAGAGCCGCACCATCAGCCTGACGGAGCCACCACGCCCTTGA
- a CDS encoding class II aldolase/adducin family protein, with translation MTAPTTRPDQAARTVSAEELRLRRELAAVYRLVAHFRMTDLIFTHISVRLPGPEQHFLINPYGLLFEEITASNLVKIDLSGRAVEESPHPVNPAGFVIHSAVHAARPDAHCVLHTHTRAGCAVAAQEQGLLPVNQISMEFHGRIGYHDYEGVALNLAEQQRLVADLGGHPAMILRNHGLLTVGETPAQAFLRMYYLDKACEIQLSARSGGARLTLPPSDVCERTARQLSGEDDESDLQDEQGYALAWSALLRLVERIAPDYRD, from the coding sequence GTGACCGCCCCGACGACCCGCCCCGACCAGGCCGCCCGCACCGTCTCCGCGGAGGAGCTGCGGCTGCGCCGCGAACTCGCCGCGGTCTACCGGCTGGTGGCGCACTTCCGGATGACCGACCTGATCTTCACGCACATATCGGTGCGCCTCCCCGGACCCGAACAGCACTTCCTGATCAACCCCTACGGCCTGCTCTTCGAGGAGATCACCGCCTCGAACCTCGTCAAGATCGACCTGTCCGGCCGTGCCGTCGAGGAGTCCCCCCACCCGGTCAACCCGGCCGGATTCGTCATCCACAGCGCCGTGCACGCCGCCCGCCCGGACGCGCACTGCGTGCTGCACACCCACACCAGGGCAGGATGCGCCGTCGCCGCCCAGGAACAGGGCCTGCTGCCGGTGAACCAGATCTCCATGGAGTTCCACGGCCGGATCGGCTACCACGACTACGAAGGCGTCGCCCTCAACCTCGCCGAGCAGCAGCGCCTGGTCGCCGACCTCGGCGGCCACCCGGCCATGATCCTGCGCAACCACGGCCTGCTCACCGTCGGCGAAACCCCCGCCCAGGCGTTTCTGCGCATGTACTACCTGGACAAGGCGTGCGAGATCCAGCTCTCGGCCCGGTCCGGCGGAGCCCGGCTCACCCTGCCGCCCTCCGATGTCTGCGAACGCACCGCGCGCCAGCTCTCCGGCGAGGACGACGAGTCCGACCTCCAGGACGAGCAGGGCTACGCCCTCGCCTGGTCCGCGCTGCTCCGGCTGGTCGAGCGCATCGCCCCCGACTACCGGGACTGA